The following are encoded together in the Rhizophagus irregularis chromosome 21, complete sequence genome:
- a CDS encoding uncharacterized protein (SECRETED:cutsite_TTA-TP; SECRETED:prob_0.6423); SECRETED:SignalP(1-21) has product MKIALFLIFLTLLTTFTITTATPAPFPELLDKRTSPVVEILMLVVVQSALIKLAEPIVIASVIALNHKI; this is encoded by the exons atgaaaatcgCACTTTTCTTAATCTTTTTGACTCTCTTGACTACTTTTACTATTACTACTGCTACTCCTGCTCCTTTTCCTGAATTATTAGATAAACGAACC agtCCGGTTGTGGAAATTCTAATGCTTGTTGTTGTACAATCTGCTCTAATCAAACTTGCCGAACCCATTGTAATTGCGAGTGTAATTGCCCTCAaccataaaatataa